In Hydractinia symbiolongicarpus strain clone_291-10 chromosome 4, HSymV2.1, whole genome shotgun sequence, the following proteins share a genomic window:
- the LOC130642085 gene encoding uncharacterized protein LOC130642085: MVEIWKEESPYFKTLILEEDRLHFKKKLTLENEVLLEDPFNIEEGNWTTDVKQLPDVCYPDIWNYLIETSSEFTKDKMKAYKSLESYNFFVSGHVHQVYIHKIEHQNFSFVKTKVLPSQRQGQKEVLYEVWVCIHKSGWILSANCTCMSGLGSACSHTGALLFKLQACTQFELNKEDACTSKLCEWNKARKRAHPAPLHKINFKRPKKNEILPKIASPFKGTLEGFSRADPVKFCHDSQITILKELKQITPNAAVLTCISLKLRDDPSSGEDTDTAYETEENTVPKLLTSFFDPCSVNYSEQKISQVCDKLYKNYKGQTDQKQYDNLTKITKDQSQSNKWMLYRAGRITSSNCKKAYTCNIQKPAISTIKSIMQYNENISTP; this comes from the exons ATGGTTGAAATATGGAAAGAAGAATCCCCGTATTTTAAAACACTAATCTTAGAAGAAGATcgtttgcattttaaaaaaaaattgacactcGAAAATGAGGTTCTTTTAGAAGACCCTTTCAACATAGAGGAGGGTAACTGGACCACTGATGTTAAACAGCTGCCTGATGTTTGTTACCCTGATATTTGGAACTATCTCATTGAAACGTCAAGTGAATTCACAAAAGACAAAATGAAAGCTTACAAATCCCTTGAATCGTACAACTTTTTTGTTTCGGGACACGTACATCAAGTTTATATTCACAAGATTGAACaccaaaatttttcttttgtcaaaACTAAAGTTTTACCCAGTCAACGACAAGGCCAGAAAGAAGTTCTCTATGAAGTTTGGGTTTGCATACACAAAAGTGGATGGATATTAAGTGCCAATTGTACTTGTATGTCGGG gCTCGGTTCAGCTTGCAGTCACACTGGGGCATTACTATTCAAATTGCAAGCATGCACTCAGTTTGAGCTCAACAAAGAGGATGCTTGTACTAGTAAGCTGTGTGAATGGAACAAGGCAAGAAAGCGTGCCCATCCTGCACCCTTAcataaaatcaattttaaacgTCCCAAGAAGAACGAGATATTACCTAAAATTGCCAGCCCATTCAAAGGAACTCTTGAAGGATTTAGTCGTGCAGATCCTGTTAAATTTTGTCATGACTCCCAAATTACAATATTAAAAGAACTAAAGCAAATAACTCCTAATGCAGCAGTTCTAACATGTATCAGTCTCAAACTTCGTGATGACCCTAGTTCAGGTGAAGATACAGATACTGCATATGAAACTGAAGAAAATACTGTGCCTAAACTGTTAACCAGCTTTTTTGACCCATGTAGTGTGAACTACAGTGAACAAAAGATTTCACAAGTTTGTGATAAACtttacaaaaattacaaagGACAAACAGATCAAAAACAATATGATAATTTAACTAAAATAACTAAAGACCAAAGCCAATCAAATAAATGGATGCTTTATCGTGCTGGAAGAATCACTTCATCCAACTGCAAGAAAGCATATACATGTAATATTCAAAAACCAGCAATTTCAACAATAAAATCTATCATGCAatacaatgaaaatatttcaactCCATGA
- the LOC130642389 gene encoding uncharacterized protein LOC130642389: MTQDEELGVNKKRSQKKKGAKQEASRTYSDLNAENKIKEMAEKTVRRKTDSRDVICLCFLATQCACVNHWSQNKVDRGHFGCCFGLKTVLTGQERKKIFIFLEIISKMPSTCCAVGCTNRKTEESSLHFYRIPPPSNPERRQKWIAAVGRKDWHELQINNIIFQHDSFIWNPMKEHSIRKKKRFERISKRREVKESTSSTSSTLQNENEFIDAVEPDFVDFKNLFELEKSKTNDLAAQLEKVRKEMKTVQADVDSKKKLIIQCHNDSIRLTQNNRNLKKKLKKLKSESFGYESIKSNPKKHLFYTGIIRDIFQLLFKHSKLPIISKKLQSEDHLLLVLMKLRLGIKNKDLAYRFKVAESVVSKILRTLLPVFSKFMLNNFFSWPEKEALRKNLPECFRKKYTRCVCIIDCTEIFTERPLGLNARAQTWSNYKNHNTIKYLVACSPTGAVTFMSGGWGGRVSDKEITVKCGFLDLIEHGDQVLADGGFTVMEEVATMGGILEIPSFTKGKSQLSGGEVDHSRQIANVRIHIERVIGRMRKFNILNTLIPLTQVDLLDDIMVCVAGLVNFQY, from the exons ATGACGCAGGATGAAGAGCTTGGTGTCAACAAAAAACGTAGTCAAAAGAAAAAGGGAGCTAAGCAGGAGGCTAGTAGAACTTATTCTGACCTTAAcgcagaaaataaaattaaagagaTGGCTGAAAAGACTGTCAGACGTAAG ACGGATTCGCGTGACgtcatttgtttatgttttttggcTACGCAATGCGCATGCGTAAATCACTGGAGTCAAAACAAAGTGGATCGCGGCCATTTTGGTTGCTGTTTTGGCTTGAAAACTGTGCTGACTGGGCAAGagagaaagaaaatatttatatttttggagATTATATCGAAGATGCCTAGTACCTGTTGTGCTGTAGGATGTACGAATAGAAAAACTGAGGAAAGTAGCTTACATTTTTATCGAATTCCTCCACCTTCAAATCCTGAAAGAAGGCAGAAATGGATAGCAGCAGTTGGAAGAAAAGATTGGCACGAACTTCAAATCAACAAT ATTATATTCCAACACGATTCTTTCATTTGGAATCCAATGAAAGAACATtccatcagaaaaaaaaaaagatttgaacGTATCTCTAAACGTCGCGAAGTTAAAGAATCCACTTCTTCTACTAGCAGCACACTCCAGAATGAGAATGAATTTATTGATGCTGTTGAACCtgattttgttgattttaaaaatttatttgaacTAGAAAAAAGCAAGACCAATGACTTAGCTGCTCAACTGGAAAAGGTACGCAAAGAAATGAAAACAGTTCAAGCAGACGTGGATTCAAAGAAGAAACTCATCATTCAATGCCACAATGACTCAATTAGATTGACCCAAAATAATcgaaatttgaaaaagaaactcAAGAAATTAAAATCTGAATCGTTTGGTTATGAAAGTATAAAGTCCAATCCCAAAAAACACCTCTTTTATACTGGCATTATAAGAGACATATTTCAATTGCTTTTCAAGCATTCGAAGTTACctataatttcaaaaaagttgCAATCTGAAGATCACCTCCTACTGGTTTTGATGAAGTTGAGACTTGGTatcaaaaataaagatttggCATACAGGTTCAAAGTTGCTGAATCTGTGGTATCTAAAATCCTTCGCACATTGTTGCCtgttttttcaaagtttatgttgaacaattttttttcatggcCTGAAAAAGAAGCTCTTCGGAAGAATTTACCTGAATGCTTTCGCAAAAAGTATACCAGATGTGTGTGTATTATCGACTGCACTGAGATTTTTACAGAACGTCCTTTGGGATTAAATGCAAGAGCACAAACATGGTCTAACTATAAAAATCACAACACCATAAAATATCTTGTTGCTTGCTCACCAACTGGAGCTGTCACTTTTATGTCTGGAGGATGGGGTGGTCGAGTTTCAGACAAGGAGATAACCGTAAAATGTGGGTTTCTTGATTTGATTGAACATGGGGACCAGGTTTTGGCTGATGGAGGTTTTACTGTTATGGAGGAAGTAGCTACAATGGGTGGTATATTAGAGATTCCTTCATTTACCAAGGGGAAATCACAGTTGTCAGGTGGAGAGGTTGACCACAGTCGTCAAATCGCCAATGTGCGTATTCACATTGAAAGAGTTATAGGGAGAATGAGAAAATTTAATATCTTGAATACGCTGATACCGCTAACTCAAGTTGATCTACTGGATGATATTATGGTTTGTGTAGCTGGATTGGTTAAT tttcaatattaa